From Malaya genurostris strain Urasoe2022 chromosome 2, Malgen_1.1, whole genome shotgun sequence:
tttggagacgatggaccaagaaatcgtttgttttgtgcttgttctgcggcctccagaatcgaacaaacgaggaagtcatattcgtcAAGTGggaggagctcttccattgagttcaaagtacttgagatactactttggcaaTTAATCtagtcaacattttttgtcaaatcatatggaatattactgaattagcaatgtctttgttactgctaattgagatgatgattggtaaatgatcacttccgtgtaaatcaggaaatactttccaggtacaatctagtcgaattgaagtcgagcaaagagataaatctaatgcacttggacgtgcattaGGTCAttgaggtcttgggatccatgttatgctacccatatttagtaccgtcaatcgtgaagcaggaagggcttcgacaatttcattaagctgtcgctgtccaactggagctcttggaggaatatataccgaagcaatgcgaatgtcctttcctttaatgtttatttgacaagcaacaacttctatactagaagtcgatgGAATGttgaatctataaaaggaataacatttcttaattcataAAAgctctccaccatacggagattctctatcgagacgtataatgttaaagtcgttacaatttaaggctatgtttgatgtaagccatgtttcgcagaaagcaaatacatcacatttttgactatgcaacaaaactttaaatgaatcaagttttggcatgatgcttcgacaattccactacaggacagtgattgaatcatttgcggcgaatgataaattatccatcaaatgatacaatgcccgagagaactggccattgagctgataactgtttcaaaaaagttctagctattggaaggaatgccgttatgatggccTTAGagattcagaaatattgaatactgcgaaaatccattctacaatttccgaaaacttcagtaatcctgatggtggctgtgaaacggagctttatcttttcttgtgctagttcctggattggtttgtgaaattgacaaaccaggaggcacagtttttggttttaaatttggctttttagatttaacacggggatcttttttgaaggtgtaattttaggtgccttttttggtaatttgtaatctactcttaacagacccttgaggagtgacaaacgaggtatcttcactatttccgtcaaagTCAGATTCctgtggctccgcaagatttgaaaaaccgttttcggtttccaaaggtgggacagcagtgagcttaattttgtctttatgcaacttaaatgcagcgcatgctgaaagatcatgaggactctccccacaataaacacatttttcaatatctttatcgcaaaaaaaaatttttttagttattaAAACGTGATTTTTAATGCGTGATATTATGTTCAAATTTttgagagttacgtaaaaatccgtcccgtcccgggttggcggttcaatgcataggacgctggtcttacaagccagtagtcgtatgttcgagactcgacctggaaggattcttggtgtcagtaggatccatagtactagccatgcaatgattctgtacaccaagaatcgtctgcgaagtctgttgaaacagaaaggccaaattccacaaaaggaatgtaatgccaagactttgcttttacgtAAAAATAGACGTTATCCGTCGGGCTAACTTAAAAGTGGCCAGAACCCATATCGGATTGATATGCGAGCATAGGCAGTTCAAGGAttggattcaattgaagataaaATTTTCTGTCGAAGAAGGAaaaagatatatatatatatatatatatatatatatatatatatatatatatatatatatatatatatatatatatatatatatatatatatatatatatatatatatatatatatatatatatatatatatatatatatatatatatatatatatatatatatatatcaggaATACTTTCTTCATAACAGCTTCCCAATAATCGCACGCAGATGCAGCCTTTCAAAATTTCTCCTGGACACGTATGTTATATGATTAGATGCATCAGAGGGGTTCGGATGAATTATAATCTACACAAATTCACACTCCAACGACTTGATTGATGATAAAAAGTAAAACTATAAAGTATTTTCAGAGTCAGTCTCAAAACGCATATCCTGAACATTAATATTCACAATAAAACGATGGGTATTGGGTTACGCaataataaatgtatttcatgattGCATATCGCATGACAGGCCTTAGCACGATTCAACTCCTTATTCTTCATGAACCTATACACATTTATAAAAAACAGAATAATAATTAAATAACTTATCTAACATCAATATAGGtgcttttattattatcattatcaatCAAATCAACGgaataaataaattcaattaaaatacTAGATAACAGGGTAAACATCTCCCACCGCCCTAATACCGCCAGCTTCGATGGGTCTTTTCCTTGTGGGTGACGTGCCGATAGACCGGCACCGGTACCGGGTATGGTTTCGGTACGGGAATCTCGATCTTTTTCAGAACTTCCACTGGGAATGGTTTCTCCACCTCGACCGGGTACGATTTCTCCACCGTATATGGCACGGGACGTTCGATAATTTTCGGCACTATCCGATATACCGGAACCTTAATGTGCTGCTCCACGTTGACCTGCACCGGATATGGCTGCGGGATGTTAACCTTTACGTACTGCGGAACGGCCACCGGAATCGGGTGCGGTATGGGGACACCGATCTTCTGGTAAACTGGCACCGCGTAGGCGTGCTTCTTCTCCGAGCTCGTGGCAGTAAGGACATAGTTTTGATCGACTTCATCACTCTCGGTACCCAACGAAATGCCGTCATCCGGATTGAGTTCATCCTCGTACGGGTTGCTGCTGTGTTGCCCGAAACCCGAGTAACTGTAGCCAAAGACCGAAGGCAGCGAAATAATGCCCAGCACGGCCAACAAGTTCAGGTATACCTGTGAAGTAGGAAGGTGTTGTTACAAAACAGAGGTTCACAGCGCAACGAATATAGGGCATCAGGTTTGCTGGCCAAATGGGCCATAAGACCTACTAGTAAAGCTGGTGCGTGAATCACGAACGATGGCGTAGCGTTACAACTTTTACATCAGCGCTAAATTACTCAATATAAACAATGGGTCTTTTCACCTGAACATCGATTGGAGGGAATAGTTTGCTGTACTTCATAACCGTTAAAAGCCAGTGGCAGTACCTTAACCAAGTAACGCTTCAGTAAACGGAATTGATCGAAATTTTGTGCCATGCAACATCGCACCTACTTGTGGAACGTATTATGGCAgtgtaattttgaacgttatgtATATCCCCAACGAACAGGTCTCAGTTTTGGCGCACATCCCCTTAGCGTCCCAAACATGGTTGATGTAACTAGACTGGGTGGCATGAAGATATTGCAAACCTTTTTTTTGTGGTTCAGACATTcttatttaaaattaatttatatATTCTAATAACATTTCGTTAGTTTTGTTGAGCGGTAGGAtttatttgcacaaacttagattcaagtgacACGTAGTCCTGTCTCATGAAgtgcatttgaatttatttttatcagCGTTGGAACAACTTAAGAAAGCCAGTCGTacaaatcttttctgcacgCGTTCAATCCGAAAACTCCAAGCTAGCTGATACGAACTTCAAACTATGCTATCATTTTCAAGTATAGATCGAGCTAGCGAGtaatataacgccttcaaacaattTGAATCTTTAAAATCACGTCTGATTTCAGCAATAAAACCTAGCTGTCAAGTCGATTTTGTAATTAATGTGGAACGATGCAAATTAATAATGAGTTCAGAATCCAAtaaaacaccaaggtcattaacatgaTCATCTCTTTGAAGCATTTGTAcgtcaattttgtcaaaataTAATGGATACAATCAgttttggtgattgccgatagttTGGCAGAGAGCGGCTTGATATTTCTctaaattgtatacaacatcgtaaatctggtagatgatgctacaagaactcgctgtctctcaatgcatgatttggagagaatttttctacttttcttcgctccacttcatactctgagcatTCCCCGAcccttaccaaaatagatacagttttgcaacGATCAGCGCTGTGttcaatttaccaagagagaatcgcaagattACAATTATTGCAGACAATCAaaccgatgattcgacttgattatACTCGTACTAGGTTATAgtgtttcaaaacccttgtcaaAATCATCAAACTTGACTCATTAGACTCTGCTTGACTCATATGACTCTACCATTTAAGTAAGAGCCATAGCCAGTTAATAAACTTACCCAGATGCGTTACCTTGCATAAAAGAATTCAAATTAATCCGAAAGCCgaattatttcgccgaatgatgtTTCgctgaatgggtcatttcgttaAATTGCTAGATTTTGTAAATATCGGATTGAAATTGACGTTATTGTTCACACCCGTATTTTTACGCTTAATCGTAATAGGTGTATAAATAAATTCACACCATTTTCTAACAATTATTCCATTGATTTAACTTTACAAATATGCGTTGGAAAGCTTCTGTCATTTCGTTCAAGCTCAATATGTGTCATTTAGCTGAAACGTAAACAACAATGTTtcatgcctttctcaaatagaaagaCTATGTAGTCACTGTgagaactgacttttgaaccgaggcccggatggtATAGTTTTATatgctattcgactcagttttctcgaagatggctagtCCGATTCAGAAAcatagattcatataaaagtcccataggttgctattgaattttacccataTCGGACTTCCGGGTCGAGAGTTACGGAGTAAAATGTGTAGAAaatgaaaaagtgcactcgattttatcAAAGACcgctaaatcgattttcttcaacttagtTCCAAATCAAAGGTTTTATAGtcccaaatatttttattgaatttcatcctaatccgacttccggttccggagttactaggtaaaatgtgcaaaatgaactgaaaAATTGTTCTCCTGTTTTTTAGAGATCGcttatccaattttcacaagcttatgttcaaatgaaaggtcttacaaccccaCACAACCCTACCGAGttttatccggatacgacttccggttccggaattacaggctgataagtatgAAAATTCCATTAGCAGGAACGTGTTTTTATACACAACATGTAAAAATCaagccaaatacattcaaatcagtgttggtgattgccgaaaatttaacaGTAGCTGCTCAATatttatcaataaaaaagccatccttgattcaaatagccgtataattcttcaatcaggcaggtatggttagttgatgatcaaATACGTTGATCCaaggtacacccaaaccttcgtTTACATATATACCCATATTGTACGTTTATACccatccaaaaatacccatattgtaagggttttgaaggaatatcaataaaccgggagtcgccatcttggaaattgatgcttgGAAATTgagctttttttacgttgaaaattccaaataacgtatactttttttacgtcataattcgatttgcgtagtcccgattattacgtaaatggaggtttggatgTATACCGGATCATCGTACCTGGTTCCGGCAGTACCGGAAAAGTGCTCGTTTGCTACAAACCGGAAATgacttcaatttctcagaaacggcagaACCAATTTTcgtcaaactcagatttaaataaaCAGTATTATGTTTCTATTAGgtgatgtagaattttatccatATCTTGCTCCCGGTTCCGGTTATATAGGATAGAGTGTATGAAATTGCGATCTGTCATATAAAGCGATTAAGCAAAAAAATGGtccaaactgtttcaatttatagctTATGCTAGCTCCTGGTCAAACAAACTAGGTTTAGCTGTACCGATTTCTAGCTCCCGATCTCGGAAGTACGCGGAACAAACGGAACTCTTCATTTGCTCAGAAATAGCTGAGTCAATTTTCACTCAAATGAAAGGGTCAACGTCTATAAAATacactactttttacctttgtTTAGATCCCACTACTGGTTCTGAAACAACAAAGtgagatgtgtttaaaattttaaaccgttatttagagcgaaaatgcaaaaaaatgaaaatttcctgTTCACTTGGGTCAAAAttgttaaatattgaaaagattAAGGTTCTGCATGTTCGTTCTTATTCTAAATTCAAAGAAAAGTCTTTTGAAtaatcccttagtaatattaatgaaaacatattatatgagaaaggaattataacaccactaggtggattcaaactGGTTTTTTACTATGAAAGTGTCGAACTGAATGACGAATAAAGTGTTTTTGTGGGGAGTTTTGCTTCATTATTTCAATAAGAAGAAAATAGCCGTCGAAAGTCAACGTATTTTGGTGAGCATGCTCTAGTTGAGTGAACCTATCGGACGTAGTTATCACGGTTTACACGTGacaagttcaattttgaatacGAAGAAAGAGCCAGAGCACCACTAAACTTTGAAGTAAAGAATTAGAAATATTGCTCGATAAGACCCTTCGCAAACGcaagaaaaatttgccaaaccaCTCGGAGTTACTCAGTCAGCCATTCGCCAACGTTCAAAAGCAATGGAAATGAACCGAAGGGAAGGCAATCGggtgccgtatgaattgaaaCCAAAGGACATCGAACGCCTTTTATTAACGTTGTTTCACTACTTCTGTAGCACGAAAGAAAAAGTTTCTTGCATCGAATTGTTATTGGCGATGAAAAGTGGAGTAGTTACGATAATTCAAAATGTCTAGCAACGTATGCATCATCATCGACGGGCGTTCAGAATATTCATGACCTGAAGGTTATGCTCTGTATACGGTGAGAACAGCTGGGTGTGGTGCATTATGAGCTGATCCAACCGAATGGAAAGATCACGGGTGATGTTTACCGACGACAGTAGATGCGTTTGAGACGAGCATTGCCAGATAAAAGGCCAAAATACTCCGAaggacacaaaaaaaaacatggtaCAAAAAAACACACAAATGGGAAGCCCTACCCCACCCGCTGTATATCTCAGGCATTGCTTCTTCCGATTGCTATTTGTTCTCGTCGATGCAGCATGGCCTGACTGACCAGCACTTCTCCAATTAGGATTAAGTCAAAAAATGGATCGATGCGTGGATTGCGGCGAAAGCAGTTGAATTTAAAACAACGTGATCGTTGAGGGTATACGGTTTTCTGAATAGGACCATTATGATACTAGTTTTGATAGAGACCAATATCAAAACTAGTAATCGAAACGTTGGGTAATTACCGTACTTTATGGAGAGGCCGCTAGAATCGAATACATCTCAATCTCACACTGCATTCAGGtccctttaaaaaaataaccgatatttAAGCTCTGCACGATGTTAAATAATAAATTCCTAATAATCATTGAAcagttttcggtgaaatgactttctgtGAAATGACCCGCCATCGggtaaaataatgttttttttcggataCGAGCACACACAGTGAAAAAACAAACCGTTCCCATGAAGCTAGAAGGATTACTGGAAATGATTTAGGCACACTTTACTCCTATTTACATTTTTATAAGCAACTGTTTTCAATTTTGACATACAAGACGCTCAGTACAATtatctagaatttttttttctctggtcAAGTTTCTTATTCCAATTTATAGGCAAACTTGGTTTTCATTCCTAAATGAAAACAGTAGAGCTTAGCATAATGCATCGGGATTCAATTAGATCATATAACCACACATCAAACGTAAACACAATTTTATTCTGCTAGAAGGCTTTTTGCGtttgaataaaatgaaatcCCACCAAACAATTTCACATTGTTTCAAGGATCGTACGAGACGAATTacccgaaaattatttgaatagaTAGCTGGAATGTACGCAATACGAATGTAGTTTTTTACTATCAGGATCTTTAGAGGGATAAGTTTTTAGTTAATATTTGATCAGTATAGTAAAAAGTTTCAATGCGCACATGAGTTTTGTCAACTGGTTTCACTTCATTTCGTATGAAAAGTTTTCGACCTAAAATAAATCTTTTATGAACGAAGATCAATCAGACACTTCATATTATGGAAGTGACATTGGTGGAAAGGATAAAAAACTTTTAATTGTCAGTCTAACAATTTGTAATCTGTTTGTTGGACACTTTTCATAAAATCGATTGGATTCTTTTGGGAAACGGAGCCAGGTTTAACTAGGAAAGAGAAATAAGGCTTGTTCGTGACAAACCTGGACATCCCTATATGTGTATATCTCTGAAAATACTTCATCAAATGCATCGCAAACGGATGAACATATATCTGTTTATTCTGTAAAATCAAAATATATGGGTGATACTACAAGCTTTTAGCTCCAAGATGACGccgaaagaagagcaagtgcgaaaagcaattgCGTGCGGTCACAATGAATATCTggatctgtcagtaagaaaacCTGCAAAGAGCTGGATATTTTTTTACTATCGTTCAATGAAACCACGTAGAAGAGCAGTTCAGAACGAAGAAAGAGAGCtagtttcccaaaaaaaaatgtttagttGGCAGGTAATATACAGCTGTGGTCGAGCGAGCCTAAGCTTCATGGTTTATCGCTAACATCTGGGGTCTTCCCTGATTCATGGAAGTTTCCATACAGTTTCTACTTCACCAAAAAGGAGACAAAAAAACATCGAAAACTTCCTTGGAGTTACTCCGGTCCTACTGGAATCTTTATTCAACAATTGCAATCAGAAACACAACATGGATTTATGCCGAAACGGTCTACGGCTACCAATCTCTTATCCTTCACGACGTTTGTGACTATTGCTATTACAAACTGACGTTATCTATACGGACCTTTCCGCTGCCTTTGACAAAATTAACCACATCATAACAGTCGCTAAGTTGGACAGATTGAACTTTGGTTCTAACTTGCTTTTGTTCATGTCTCAATAATTGACGATAAGCAATCAAAATAGACGAATCCGTGTATTCAAAGAGTTCTTCGCTTCATCtgggattccacaaggcagccatCTTGGATCCCTGATCTTCCTCTTGTACTTTAACGATGTGAATCTTTCTTTGAAAACTCCACGCTTACCCTTCTGATTCTAATTCTGATGATCTTATACTATTCCAAATAGTTCGAAGCAATGAGTTCCTATACTATTCCAAATAGTTCGGAGTAACGTTTTCCTCCAACcccaatctgatttttttttcaaagtggtgTAAAGTAAATCGAATGGCTATGACGTTCACGCCCAAAAAAGTTCCTGTAAGATACAACTTCTGCCTTTGTGAAACAGCGATCAAcagaactacatgtgttaaggATCTCGGAGTAACTCTAGACGAACAGTTGTCTTTCAATTGTAGCAAATTTGCTGCCTAGCCATGGGTTATTGAATGAGCTCGACTTCCCTGCACTACTCAGTGAAATTTCTTTAAATATACGTCATTTATGGATCTGTGTTTTTCGCTGTTTAAGACTGGGAATCAAACCCGGTAATCTTCTATTGTTTTAGGGCTTATGGGCAGTTGCCCGAATAGGACAAAGTTTTCCAATTTGACACATTTAAATAAATGTTAAAAAGCAAAGCCATCActtttgtgcaatttatcaacagaactattgcatggctggttctacactaagaatccttccaggtcgagactCGAAcactacgacaactggcttgtgagaccagcgccatatgcgttgaaccgccaaGCCAGGGCgaagaaatgttaaaaataatatttattgcAGTGTAACTTCTAACAGAACTTTAAAGCAAAATACTATACTGCACTACCGCacagattttataaaaatgttataagaATTTTTGCAATACAGTGCCATCGCTACGATTCACTATTGACTAATCAATCAACATCCTACCACTCACATAATTCTTCATCACACTTCCCGCGCCAAAAGTCACGAGCACTAGCAGCAAACTGCCAAAACCACAGAGAACCGAAAACAGTCACAACAGCAGAGCTTCGTCCAGAAACACCAAACAAACAATGACGACACCCTTCACCGTGTCCGAAGCTTTTATAAAACTGCTTAGTTTAGCTATTTTCTTCCGCTTTTCCATTTCCCACACCGTTTCGTTGCTATGACGATGCCATTCGATCGGCAACGGCATAAAACGTTCCAGTAGGGGTGATTGGAAAAATGGTAATGCTTGCGGTAATCAAATACTTCCAATTTGCTCTAGTCGCAGCTCGTAATAAACGTTATAACTTTACGCCGTCCTGAACATCTCTACTGCGCAGAAGTAATTCGCTAACGACGCTACGATGAATTGAGCAAGTTGAAATTGAGCTGTCCCTTTGCAGCGAAGCCCACTGCCCTGCAATCTGGAGTTCAAATTCCTGTAGCGAAGTGAATTATTTTACGGGAAGCGTAATGAAGTAATAAA
This genomic window contains:
- the LOC131433050 gene encoding uncharacterized protein LOC131433050 codes for the protein MKNYVYLNLLAVLGIISLPSVFGYSYSGFGQHSSNPYEDELNPDDGISLGTESDEVDQNYVLTATSSEKKHAYAVPVYQKIGVPIPHPIPVAVPQYVKVNIPQPYPVQVNVEQHIKVPVYRIVPKIIERPVPYTVEKSYPVEVEKPFPVEVLKKIEIPVPKPYPVPVPVYRHVTHKEKTHRSWRY